Part of the Natronobacterium gregoryi SP2 genome, GCGGTCGTCACCGGTATCGCGTTTGCGCTGGTTCCGCGGCTGTTCGACCGTGCACCGCTGACTGGCGACACCTACGGCCGACGACTGAAGTCGTTCGACCGTAACGTCCTGATCGGCGGTGCGATCTTCGGCGTCGGCTGGGGGTTGTCGGGGATCTGTCCCGGTGCAGCCTACGCCAGCCTCGGCGTCGGCAACGTCACGATCCTGTGGGCACTGGCCGGGATGTTCGTCGGCGCGTACCTCCAGGGCTACTGGCGTAGTCAACGTGCCACCTCGAGGACGACGCCCACGGGTGCCGACTGATGCGGATTGCTGTACTGATGTACCGGTGGAACCGCTTCGGGTCGCGGTTGCACCGGAACTGACGTACAGTAAACCGTCTGATATGAGGGGGGTAGTAACCGACTGCAACCCGACGGACTCGAACGTATTCGGCCGTGTTTCTATCCGGTGGGAAGAAGCAACAAGTGATTACCTCCGGGGCCATTAGCATCACTCATGAGCCCACGGGCTTTCGCCGAGGGGACGGAGACCGAGAGCCATGGAGCAATCGATCGGTTGGAGGAACAGTCGCTCCGGGTCGTCCTCAAAATCATCCGTGGCGGGTCGTGTTTTATAGACGGACTCGAGGGTGACGTCGTCGACGTAGACGTCCGACTCGAGGACGGGCACTGTCATTGTGACGTCTCGGTTCGAACGGACGACGACGGCGTCGAACGGATCGAAACGAGGTACGCCTCGAGCGAAATTTGTGCGCACTGTCCGGGGGCCGTCTTCTCCGATCACGGTTGTATCCCGCGGTATCTCGGCGTCGGCGACGGCTGGTTCGTCGTCGAGACGTACGCAGCCGACACCGACACTGTCTCCTCGCTGGTCGAGGACGTTCGAGCGGTCTGTGATCGGGTCATCGTCAAGAGTCTCGTCTCGACCGAGCGTGGCGAACACGACGACGTCTGTACGATCGACGTCTCGCCACTGACGCCGAAACAACGCGAGGCCGTCCACCACGCCGTCGAGGCTGGCTACTACGATCCCGCTACACAGGTCCCACTCGAAGACGTCGCTGCGAAACTCGAGATCTCCCCGTCGGCACTCTCTCAGCGTCTTCGCCGCGCCGAAAGTAACATTATGCGACAGGTTTCGGAGGACGGCGACGACTGAGACGGATTACTGTACCGATTTACCGGCGCAACCGCCGTCCGGCGATCGTGCTGATAACGCACTCCCATCATCCGTACGACTCGTTCGACCCAGTCGAATCTCCGAAGTCGACTCGCTCGAGGAAAGCACGGTGACGTTCGTGGTGGTGACGAGTCGCTCGCGCTGGCGACGAACCGGACGACGGCAACGGCTCGACCCGATTTCTCTCGTCTCCGTCAGCCGACGGTGACGGCCACTCGAGTCCGAATTTCCGGCCGTTCGTCGGTAGAATCGATCGCGACGACGACTGGTGTCTGCCCAATTCGACCGGATCGCTTATAAAACCCAATTTGGTTCAGAGTCGGTCCTACTGCGCTGTCGCCACTCGACCTAGACGGAGGAAACAGTATGCGACGGCACTCACAGGACCGGCACGAACTGTCGGACAGGACGGTACGATCGCCCTGTCACGAACCGGAATCGGCCGGAACTGACGCCCCCAGTTTCGAGCAGCGAGTGGAGGTGACCGACTCGTGAGCGAACGCGAGCGTTCCGGTGGGTTCGACCTCACCCGCCGGAGTGTGCTACAGACGGCGGGAGCTGCCGCCGTCGCGACGAGCCTCGGCGGTTGTCTCTCCGGCGGCGACGACCCGGCAGCCGAGTCGGACATCGCAGAAGAGACCGCCTACGGCAACTGCTGGATGTGCCATCACGCCTGTGGCCAGCAGTTGACCGTTCGCGACGGGACGGCAGTCGACATCACCGGCGTCGACGAGCACCCACGTGGTAGTGCTGGCCCCGGAACGGACGGAACGCTCTGTCCCAAAGGACAGAGCGAACTCGAGAAGCTGTACGACCCAGATCGGATCACGCAGCCGTACATCCGCGAGGACGGCGACCTTCGGGAAGCCGACTGGGACGAGGCCTTCGAATACGCGGCCCGACGGCTCGAGGAGTTCGACGAGGAACACGGCGCTGAGACGTTCCTCGACGCGACGAGTTGGTCGACGACGAATGTCCACAGTTACTTCTGGGGAAACCTCTATGGCACGCCGGAGCGCATCGGTCGTGGCCGACACGTCTGCTTCGGCGGCCCACACCTGAGCGGGAACCTGATGGGACTGGGGACGAATATGCGGTTCGTCGACTACCAGCACTCCGACTATATCATCGCGTGGGGTCGGAACGTCTTCGAGTCGTTCGCCGGTCAGTGGGAACCAAAGGGAGTCCTCGAGGCGCTCGACGATGGGGCGACGCTGGTCGTAGTCGATCCCCAGCACACGCCGACGGCCCAGAAAGCCGATCACTGGCTCCCGATCGAGCCGCGAACTGACGGCGCTCTCGCGCTCGCGATGGGGCACGTAATCGTCGAAGAAGAACTGTACGACGAGGCGTTCGTCGAGGAACAGACCCACGGCTTCGACGCCTATCGAGAAGCCGTCGACGACAAGACGCCAGAGTGGGCCGAAGACGTGACCGGGATCGACGCGGGCCTCATCCGCGAGATCGCGATTGGATTCGCAGAGGCGGCACCGGCAGCGGGGATCGCGGCCTGGACTGGCGTCGGCCAGTACGCCGAATCCCAGAAGGCCTCTCAGAACATCTTTGCGCTACACGGACTCGTCGGCAACATCGATCGTCCCGGCGGATTCCGGATGTGGCAAGGACCGCCGCTGCAGCCGAATCCGTTCGAGGAGCGTGGTATCGACCTGCCGACCAACGCGGCCGAGGAGACGCCGGCACTTCGCAAATACGACGAATACGACGAGTACCCGTTCCGGCACACGACCGGAATCGGCCACACCGTGGTCCCAGAGATGGTCGACAACGGCCACATCATGGGGATGGTCAACCACTACGACAACCCGCTCACCGACGGCTCGACGCAGGCGTGGCTCGAGGCCATCGAACAGATGGACCTCGTGATCACGATCGACGCCTACTGGAACGAACTCACCAGAAACGCCGACATCGTCTTCCCGGAGGCGATTCAGCTCGAGAAGGATACGCTGATCGACTACGCGCCAAGCTGGAGTGCGTACGAGGATCGAACGTGGCTGACCGCTTCGCGTGCGGTTCACGAGCCGATGGGTGAGTGCAAGTCGGGCTACGAGATCTACAGGGGGCTGGCCGAAGAGTTGGGCTGGGGCGAGTACTTCCCCTGGGAGGACGAGGCCGAGTACAGCGACGACCTGCTGGCGAACGTCGACTACACGTTCGACGAAATTGCCGACCAGAACTTCGTCCTGCTAGACGAGTTCGAGTACGAGCAGTGGGAAGACGGCGGTTTCCCCACGGCGACCGGGAAGTTCCAGTTCGACCTGGACGAGGAAGGCGGCTACGCCCAATCCGCCGAGGAGCTCGGAATCGATACTGCCCCCGAGTGGATTCCGCCGGGGACCTGGGGCGAAGAACCCGACGACGAGTACCCGCTGCACTTCTACGACACCCGCAGCGTGTTCTTCTCGTTCGGGGCCGACCAGCCACTCGAGCACCTTCAGGAACAGTACGCTCGAAAACACGACCTCGAGAACACCGAGTACCGGGGGAATTACCTCGTTATCAACCCACGTGACGCCGAAGAACGCGGCATCGAGACCGGCGACATGGTCACCGTCGAAGCGCGTGCGGGCGAGGCTGACGACGAGGCGATGGCGTACGTCAGCGAACGAACGCGTCCCGGCTTCGTCACCGCGGAGTTCGGCTTCGGGACCGGAAACAGTCACGAAGAGGGGATGAACACCATGACAGTTCACGACATGCAACACGATCCAGTTTCGTCCCAGGTTGACAGGCACTTGGCCGCCGAGGTACGGAAGAACGGAGGTGACTGAGCATGGGCGAACAGTGGCTGTTCTACTTCGATCCGAACCGATGTATCGGCTGTCACGCCTGTTCGGTCGCCTGCAAGCAACGACACGACCTGGAGGCCGACGCCGACGACTGGCGGACGGTTACCCACGTCTCGAAGGGGGAGTATCCCGACTTCGAGCAGGTGCCGGTGTCGATGTCGTGTATGCACTGTCACGACTCTCCTTGCGAGTCGGTTTGTCCAGCGAACGCGATCGAGAAACGAGAGGAGGACGGCATCGTGACGGTCAACCGCGATCGGTGTATCGGCTGTCACTACTGTGCGTGGGCCTGTCCTTACGGCGCGCCGACGTACGACGACACGGGGCTGATGTCGAAGTGTAACCTCTGTCTCGGCGAGGGCCCGGGCGGCGGCCACGGTCAACCCGAACGCAAGACGCCCGAAGAAGGTGGCTCGGAACCAGCCTGTGTCGCCGACTGCGTCGGTGACGCGATCAAGGCCGGGCCCAAGAGCGAAGTCATGGCCGAAGCGTCGGACCGCGCGGCCGAGCGCTTCGAGGCAGGAGCCTACGAGGGTCGAGTCATCGTCGAACCGATGGAAGAAGACGCCGACATCGCGGAGTCGATCCGTGAGGGTGAGACAGCTAGTGGGACCGTCACGTACGAAGGGTGATTCCCGATGTTCCCTGACACTACGATAGCGGTCGTCCTCGCCCAGGGGTTCGCCGAACCCTACTGGCTTCCGTCTGACTACTGGAGCGAGCTCTCGCTGCCAGTCTACCTGTTCCTGGCAGTCGTCGCCGGAGGCGGGTTCCTCACTGGCGTGACTGCCTCGCTGCTCGACTCGCGGACCGACGCGGGCGGCCTCGAGGGAGAACTCTCGAGGTGGGGATTCTGGGTTGCGGTCGCCGGCGGTGCGGGGTCCGGGCTGGCGGTGCTCTCACACCAGGCGATACTCCTCCGCGGACTGCTGTTCCCAATCTACATGCAGAACTTCGAGTCGTGGATGACCATCGGGACGTGGATTCTCGTTTCGCTGGTCGTCGTGTCCGTGGTCGCGCTAGTGTTTGCACTGTTCGGCGACGAGGCGTCTGCTCTCGAGGGAGCGAGTCTGTTCCCGCGTGCGATCGTCGCCAAACTGGGGCTGCTCGAGACCGTCGACCGACTCGTCGATCGCGTGCGGCCGCCGAAGAACGGCCTCGTCGCGTTGTACGCCGTCGGAAGCGTGCTCGCACTGGCGACGGTGTACACCGGGTTCGAACTCGCGGTCGTCGAGACGGTGCCGCTGTGGAACATGCCCGTCGTGGTACCGGCGGCGTTCCTGCTGACTGGGCTCGCGTCGGGCGTGGGACTCGCAGTCGCGGTGACGGCGCTGTTCGCACGCGACGTCGACACCGTCATCGGGGGGTACGCCGTCGCGACCGGCCTGCTCTCCGCGTTGGGGCTTGCGTTCGTCTGGTACGGCTGGACCGAGATTGCGACCAGCGACGCACCAGCCGCGGCCGTAACCTACGTTGCACTCTCCGAGGGGAGTCTCGCCATCGGTTCCTGGCTCGTCGTCCTCGGGCTCGCAGTCGGCCTGCTTGCGGGACTTGGCGTCGGCGGCGCGACACTGGTCGACCGACGGTTGCCGCTTCTCGAGCGTGCTGCCGTGCCGGCGCTGGTCGGCTCTTTCGGGTTACTCGTGATCGGCAGCCTGGCGTTCCGGATCGTGATGCTGTACGGGGCACAGGAACATCCGGTGGTGGTCGTGGGATGACGTCCGCGACGACGCCCCCGTCCGCTGCGGATAGAAACGGCGAGATCGACGACCGGCGGACGCTCTCGGAACTGTACGCGCTGCTTGCGAAGTGCTTCGTCCACCCCGACGAACCGTTCCACCGCGCCGTGAGAAGCGGCGAGTTCGAGACGGCGGTTCGTGACCGCCTCGAGCGACTCGACTCGGACTCGACCCCGTCGCCGGCACCGTCGGCCGAGGAGAGCCACGCCGACCTCCGGAGAGCGTACTTGCAGACGTTCGAGGGGTTCGACGGGCCGTCGGCTCCGCCAGTCGAGTCGGTGTACGAGCCATGGTGGGACGGCAGGGAGCGCGAACTACTGTCCGGGCCGGCAGAAGCCGACGCCAAACGGCGGTTCGAAGCGATCGACGCCGACCGGCCCGACGCCTATCCGGCCGACCACCTCGCAGTGTTGCTCGAGTACGCGTCGCTCGCCCTCGAGGCCGAACGCGACGACGAGTACGCCGACTTCCACGCCCGTCACTTCGACTGGCTGTCTGCGTTTGCCGACCGCGTCACAGAGACCGCCGACGCTCCGTTCTACGAGTGGGCGGTCGAGGTTCTCGAGGTGGCAGTACTGACTGCCAAACGGCGGTATCTCGACGGCGGGACGGCGTTCGACCGAGGTGAGCCGGGATGAGCGCGACCGGTGTCGACCGGCAGTTCAAACTGACGCTGTCGTGGACGGAGCCGGGCGTCGGACACGATATCCTCGAGTGTCTGGCGACGGCGATCGGCGAGGACGCCGTGTCGATCGACGCAGCGGTCGGAGCCGGCGAAGTCGGGACGGCTCCTCGACAGTTGTCGATCGACGTCGGACCGGTGACGCGAAAGCAACTCGAGGCGGCCAGGGTGGCTGTCGAAGCTGGGTACTACGATACGCCACGCCAGGCTCGGCTTGCCGACCTCGGGACGGAACTCGACATCTCCGAGTCGGCAGTCTCACAGCGCCTGGCGAACGTCGAACGCGCGTTGATGGTGGCGCTTGCCGAGGCCGACGACGGCGAGAGACGGTGACAACCAGCCACGTTTCCGCTCTTCTCGTCGCTCTGTCTTCGTTACAGCCGATCTGGTGGCCGTCGGCGTCGATGCGACCGAAGACAGTCGCAGTCGCCCCGAGACGATCGGACGAGACCGTCTCAGACAGGTTGCTGTCAGTCAGTTCCGGCGCGACCGCAGGAGGACTCGCGGTCGCGCCGGTAGATCGGGACAGCAGTCCGTCTCAGGTGTATTGCTCGAGCAACTGCTCGAGTTGCCCCTTCGTCTGTGCGCCGACCATCCGCTCGACCGGTTCACCGTCTGCGTAGAGAACCAGCGTCGGCACGCCCTGTGCCCCGAGTTGCTGGGCCAGTCGCTGATGGGCGTCGACGTCGACTTTTGCGACTGCAGCGTCCGTTTCGGCGGCCAGCGCCTCGATCGTTGGCTCGAGCATCTGGCAGGGCCCACACCAGTCGGCGTAACAGTCGACGAGGACGACATCGTGATCGTCGACGACGTTCTCTAAGTGACCCTGACCCGTGATACCGATCGGCTCGGCGGGAGTATCGGACGCGTCGGCGACCTCGGACGTGGCGAGTTCGCCGCCGTTCTCGAGTCGGTCTTGGAGCTCCTGTTTCTTCCGTTCGCGAATGCGGTGTCGTTCTTCGTCGAGATCAGTCATACAAATCCGTACACGCTCGAGTGACAAAATAGTTGTGTGGTACAGGTTCAATACTGTCTGCAGGTCTAGGCAGATTAGAAGCGAGAAAGCGATCTCGAGACGAAAAGCGAGCGCAGAATAGACTCTTTCTTGCAATTCAGGGGCCAACGGTCGGTACGGGATGTCACACCGACGCGATCGAACGGGTAGACGCCCTCGAAGCCCCGTCGCGATATCGTTTCTGTTCTCGTGAGAACCTACTCGAGCTTGTATCACGGTCGAACCTGCGAGGGCAGGAGCCGGTACGAACGTTCCAAACCGAACCGCTTACCCACCGGCGGCCGATACCGGCCCGTATGGAAGCCGTTGTCGAGGCGATAGACCTCGAGCGGAGGTACGGGGAGACCGTCGCATTGGCGGGGGCATCAATGACCGTCGAACGAGGGGAAGTGTTCGGACTGATCGGTCCGAACGGGGCAGGAAAGACGACGCTCGTCCGTGCGTTGACGGGGACGACCGAGCCCGATGCGGGATCGGCACGCGTCCTTGGTACGAAGCCGAACGCAGTCGACCGTGATCGGCTGGGCGTGCTCCCACAGGACTTCTCGCCTCCGGACAGGCTCACCGCCCGCGAACTGATCGATTACTACGCCGGCCTGTACGACGACGCCCGCGATCCGGACGACGTCCTCGCCGCCGTCGGACTCGCCGACGCTGACGACACGTGGTACGAGAACCTCTCGGGCGGACAACAGCGTCGTGCCTGTGTCGGCTCGATCCTCGTCAACGACCCCGACGTACTCTTTCTCGACGAACCGACGACCGGCATCGACCCCGCCGGTCGACGAACCATCTGGACTCTCGTCGAAGAGCTCGCTGCCGGAGGGACGACCGTCGTCCTCACCACCCACGACATGGCCGAAGCCGAACACCTCGCCGACCGCGTCGGCCTGCTCGCAGAGGGCCAGATCGTCGCCCACGGGTCGCCCGACGAACTCGTCGCCGAACACGGCGGCTCGAGTCGACTCACGGTCGAAACGACAGCCGGGGCCGACGCCTTCGGCGACCTCGAGTATCCAGTCGAGCAGGCAGCGCCCAGTCATCGATCGACACGGATGGACACAGTCGTCGTCCGTGGCGTCATGCCCGCGGAGATCTCCACCGTCGTCGACTATCTCGAGGCCCGCGACCTCGAGTACACGGGACTGACCTGGGCCGAGCCCGACCTCGAGGACGTCTACCTCGAGCTTGCAGACGACGCGGAACGAGATCGGACGGCAAACACCGAGGATCGAACGGCGACCACGACCCTGAACGTGGGTGAGACGGCGTGAGCAGGATTGGACGCATTCGTGCAGAGGCCGATACTGGCTGGCGATCGTTCGCCCGTCGGCGAACGGCGGTCTTTTTCACGTTCTTTTTCCCCGTCATCCTGATCGTTATCTTCGGTGCACTGGTTCGCACCGATCCGGCAGGCGACGGGCTGTTCGCCGAACCTGCTGGATACTACGTCCCCGGCTATCTGGCCGTCGTCGTCCTCTTTACGCCCCTGTCTCGGATGGGAAGCGAGGTCGCACGCCATCGTGAAGGCAACCGATTCGAAAAACTCGCGACGACGCCGCTGTCGAGGTGCGAGTGGCTGCTCGCTCAGACGATCGTCAACGCCGTTATCATCGGTCTCGCGGGACTGTTGATTCTCGTCCTCGTGCTCGCACTGACCGGAGCCGAGCTCGTCTTCTCCACCCTGCTCGTAGCATACGTCCTCGTTGGCGTGATCTGTTTCTGTGGCATCGGCGCGATGCTCGGCAGCTACACCGACTCGCGGGACGGTGCCGTCGCAGCCAGCAACGCGATCGCACTCCCGCTTTTGTTCCTCTCCGAGACGTTCGTCACGCTCGAACAACTGCCCGGCTGGTTCGAACCGCTCGTCAATCTCTCGCCGCTTACCTACTTCGCTCGCGGCGTCCGAGCAGCGACGTACCCCGACGCGACGACACCCGCCGTCGCGGGAGTCGATCCGACGATTGCCAACCTGGGAATCCTGGTCGCACTGGCAGTCGTCGCGTTCGCACTCGGCGCGCGATCGATCCCCCGAACCGACTGACCTACTCGGTCGCTGCCGGCAAGGTAACGAAAAACGTCGACCCCCCACCCGGTTCTGACTCGAGCCAGATCTCGCCGCCGTGCCGCTCGACGATCCGCTCACAGAGCGCAAGGCCGATACCACTGCCGGACTGTCCGACCGCGTGGAGTCGTTCGAACAGCTCGAAGATCCGATCGGCGTCGTCGGGCTCGATGCCGATCCCGTCGTCTTCGACCGAGATCACCCACTCGCCGTCGTCCCGAACGGCTGAGATTTCGACCCGCGGCGGCTCGTCGCCGCTGTATTCGATCGCGTTCGACAGCAGGTTCTGGAAGAGTTGCCGGAGCTGGTTACCGTCGCCCTCGACGCGCGGCAGTGACTCCGCGAGGATCTCGGCGTCGTGCTCTTCGATGGGAACCTCGAGGTCCCTGCGGACATCTGCGAGTACGTCGTCCAGCCCGACCGGTTCGAGCGGTTCGCCAGCGGTGTCGACCCGCGAGTACGCAAGCAGACCGTCGATCATCTCCCGCATCCGGTCGGCACCGTCGACAGCGTACTCGATGAACTCCATCGCGTCGTCGTCTAACTGGTCAGCGTACCTGGTCTCGAGCAACTGGAGGTAACTCGAGACCATCCGAAGGGGCTCTTGCAGGTCGTGTGACGCAGCATAGGCGAACTGCTCGAGGCGTTCGTTGGACTCCTCGAGTCTGCGCTGGTATTCTCTGCGTTCGGTGATGTCGGTCAGGACGACGACGGCACGGGTTACGTTCCCGCACTCGTCTCTGATCGGCGTCCCGTGTTCCGTGATGATCCGCTGACTGCCGTCGGCCGTCTCGATCTCGTAGACGTTGGGATCGACGACGGCCTCTCCCTCGAGAACCTGCACCATCGTCCACGCTTCGGGCTCGACGGGCGCACCCGAGTCAGCCCAGACTGCGTCGGCATTCTCGTACTCCACAACGGTTTCGGCATCGAAGACGTCTCTCCCCCAGATCTCTCTGGCCGTGTCGTTTGCCCGCAGCAGGGAGCCGTCGCCGTCCGCGACGACGACGCCGACCGGCAACACGTCGAACAGCGTCTCGAGTTGCGTTCGCTGTTGCTCGGCCTCGAGTTCGGCCTGCTTACGCTCGGTGATGTCGGTCAACGCGCCGGAGAACGTCTGTGGGTTCCCCCCTTCGTCGCACTCGACGTGACCGCGGGCGATCACCCACCTGATTTCGTCGTCGTCCCGAATGCGGTACTCGGCCTCGTACTCGCTACAACAGTCGAGAGCGTCTTCGATCTCGGCTCTTACGCGCTCGCGATCGGCTTCGTGGACTGACGCGAGCAACCGCTCGATCGAGACGCCGTCCCGTGCTGCTGCCGGATCGACCCCGAACGCCTTCGCAAACGCGGAACCGGTGACGAACTCGTCGGCAGGCACGTCCCACTCCCAGGTGCCGACCGCTCCAGCCTCGGTTGCCGCCTCGAGTCGTGTTTTGGTCTCTCGCAGCAGTTGCTCACGTTCCCTGCGCTCGGTAACGTCACGGAAGTACACCGATAGGCCGGTCTCGGACGGGTAGGCGTTGACCTCGAGCCAGGCGTCTGCGACCTCCGAGTACGCCACGAATCGAACCGTCTCCTGGGACTCCATCGCCTCCCGGTACTCGCGTTCGAACCGGGAGCCGACGGCGGTCGGAAACACCTCCCAGACGTTCTTCCCGACCAGTTCCCGATCCACAGCACCGAGTAGTTCCTTCGCACGCTCGTTTACGTACGTGTAGCGCCAGTCCGTATCGATCGCGTGGAACGCGTCGCTGACGCGCTCGAGTGTCCGCTCGAGTTCGCTCTCGAGGCGCTTGCGTTCGGTGACGTCCCGCAGCGCGTACACTGCGCCGTCGAACTCGCCGTCGACGTCGAAAAGCGGCGCACAGTGGGCGGAGAGCCACACTCGAGTCCCGTCGGGCTGGTCGATCCCGAGTACCTCGTCGTAAACCGGAGCGCCGGTCCCCCTAACGGTACTGAACGGTAGCTCGTCACCCGACAACGGATCGCCGTCCTCGTCGACGAGATTCCAGCGCTCGTCGTCGTGGACGTAGCTTCGTAGTTCCTCGAGCGGGCGGTCGAACAGCTCTTCGGCACGGTCGTTGGCGAACACGTTCCGTCCATCGGCGTCGAGCAGCGTGATGCCGACAGGGCTCGTCTGGAGAATTTCGTCTTTCAGGTCGCGTTCGGCACGCAGTTGTTCCTCGAGTCGGTTGCGCTCGGTGACGTCGCGGACGACCCCGACACGTTTCTCGCTGCCGTCTTCGCCAACTAGAAGGGTAAACCGGTTCTCGACAGTGCAGGTCTTGCTTGCACCGACAGTGATCGTCTCTTCGAACGTCGGACTCCTGCTGTCGTCGACAGCCGTCCGCCACTCGGCGTCGATCGTGTCGACAGCGTCTACGTTCTCCCCGAACACGCTGGTCGCGTCTCTCCCCCGAAGCTCCTCGCGGGAGAACGCCGTCAACGCGGCAAACGAGTCGTTGACCAGCTCGAATCGGCGATCCTCGTCGAGCACGTACATTCCGTCGTGGGCCGTCTCAACCGCCGTCTCGTATCGCTCGAGTTTGCGCTCCCGGCGGAACCGGTCGGTGACGTTCTCGATCGCGAAGACGACACCGTCTAACTCGTCGTTGGCGTCGTAGACCGGCGCACCGTTGACCGAGACCCAGACCCGCTCCCCGCTCGGTCGCAACACGCCACTGACCTGGCCATACAGTGGCTCCTCGGCGTCGACGATCCGCGGGAACGGGAGTTCCTCGCGCTCGAGTGGCTCGCCGTCGACGCCAATTTCGTCCCACTCCGGGTCGTCGAACCT contains:
- a CDS encoding helix-turn-helix domain-containing protein; translated protein: MSPRAFAEGTETESHGAIDRLEEQSLRVVLKIIRGGSCFIDGLEGDVVDVDVRLEDGHCHCDVSVRTDDDGVERIETRYASSEICAHCPGAVFSDHGCIPRYLGVGDGWFVVETYAADTDTVSSLVEDVRAVCDRVIVKSLVSTERGEHDDVCTIDVSPLTPKQREAVHHAVEAGYYDPATQVPLEDVAAKLEISPSALSQRLRRAESNIMRQVSEDGDD
- a CDS encoding 4Fe-4S dicluster domain-containing protein — protein: MGEQWLFYFDPNRCIGCHACSVACKQRHDLEADADDWRTVTHVSKGEYPDFEQVPVSMSCMHCHDSPCESVCPANAIEKREEDGIVTVNRDRCIGCHYCAWACPYGAPTYDDTGLMSKCNLCLGEGPGGGHGQPERKTPEEGGSEPACVADCVGDAIKAGPKSEVMAEASDRAAERFEAGAYEGRVIVEPMEEDADIAESIREGETASGTVTYEG
- a CDS encoding YeeE/YedE family protein, which gives rise to MSQQRHPLFVPLIFVGGLIFGFGLGFSHMARPEVVLNFLQFEDFGLLFVMGGAAVVTGIAFALVPRLFDRAPLTGDTYGRRLKSFDRNVLIGGAIFGVGWGLSGICPGAAYASLGVGNVTILWALAGMFVGAYLQGYWRSQRATSRTTPTGAD
- a CDS encoding ABC transporter ATP-binding protein, giving the protein MEAVVEAIDLERRYGETVALAGASMTVERGEVFGLIGPNGAGKTTLVRALTGTTEPDAGSARVLGTKPNAVDRDRLGVLPQDFSPPDRLTARELIDYYAGLYDDARDPDDVLAAVGLADADDTWYENLSGGQQRRACVGSILVNDPDVLFLDEPTTGIDPAGRRTIWTLVEELAAGGTTVVLTTHDMAEAEHLADRVGLLAEGQIVAHGSPDELVAEHGGSSRLTVETTAGADAFGDLEYPVEQAAPSHRSTRMDTVVVRGVMPAEISTVVDYLEARDLEYTGLTWAEPDLEDVYLELADDAERDRTANTEDRTATTTLNVGETA
- the trxA gene encoding thioredoxin — translated: MTDLDEERHRIRERKKQELQDRLENGGELATSEVADASDTPAEPIGITGQGHLENVVDDHDVVLVDCYADWCGPCQMLEPTIEALAAETDAAVAKVDVDAHQRLAQQLGAQGVPTLVLYADGEPVERMVGAQTKGQLEQLLEQYT
- a CDS encoding helix-turn-helix domain-containing protein translates to MSATGVDRQFKLTLSWTEPGVGHDILECLATAIGEDAVSIDAAVGAGEVGTAPRQLSIDVGPVTRKQLEAARVAVEAGYYDTPRQARLADLGTELDISESAVSQRLANVERALMVALAEADDGERR
- a CDS encoding ABC transporter permease; amino-acid sequence: MSRIGRIRAEADTGWRSFARRRTAVFFTFFFPVILIVIFGALVRTDPAGDGLFAEPAGYYVPGYLAVVVLFTPLSRMGSEVARHREGNRFEKLATTPLSRCEWLLAQTIVNAVIIGLAGLLILVLVLALTGAELVFSTLLVAYVLVGVICFCGIGAMLGSYTDSRDGAVAASNAIALPLLFLSETFVTLEQLPGWFEPLVNLSPLTYFARGVRAATYPDATTPAVAGVDPTIANLGILVALAVVAFALGARSIPRTD
- a CDS encoding TorD/DmsD family molecular chaperone, which codes for MTSATTPPSAADRNGEIDDRRTLSELYALLAKCFVHPDEPFHRAVRSGEFETAVRDRLERLDSDSTPSPAPSAEESHADLRRAYLQTFEGFDGPSAPPVESVYEPWWDGRERELLSGPAEADAKRRFEAIDADRPDAYPADHLAVLLEYASLALEAERDDEYADFHARHFDWLSAFADRVTETADAPFYEWAVEVLEVAVLTAKRRYLDGGTAFDRGEPG
- a CDS encoding molybdopterin-containing oxidoreductase family protein; the encoded protein is MSERERSGGFDLTRRSVLQTAGAAAVATSLGGCLSGGDDPAAESDIAEETAYGNCWMCHHACGQQLTVRDGTAVDITGVDEHPRGSAGPGTDGTLCPKGQSELEKLYDPDRITQPYIREDGDLREADWDEAFEYAARRLEEFDEEHGAETFLDATSWSTTNVHSYFWGNLYGTPERIGRGRHVCFGGPHLSGNLMGLGTNMRFVDYQHSDYIIAWGRNVFESFAGQWEPKGVLEALDDGATLVVVDPQHTPTAQKADHWLPIEPRTDGALALAMGHVIVEEELYDEAFVEEQTHGFDAYREAVDDKTPEWAEDVTGIDAGLIREIAIGFAEAAPAAGIAAWTGVGQYAESQKASQNIFALHGLVGNIDRPGGFRMWQGPPLQPNPFEERGIDLPTNAAEETPALRKYDEYDEYPFRHTTGIGHTVVPEMVDNGHIMGMVNHYDNPLTDGSTQAWLEAIEQMDLVITIDAYWNELTRNADIVFPEAIQLEKDTLIDYAPSWSAYEDRTWLTASRAVHEPMGECKSGYEIYRGLAEELGWGEYFPWEDEAEYSDDLLANVDYTFDEIADQNFVLLDEFEYEQWEDGGFPTATGKFQFDLDEEGGYAQSAEELGIDTAPEWIPPGTWGEEPDDEYPLHFYDTRSVFFSFGADQPLEHLQEQYARKHDLENTEYRGNYLVINPRDAEERGIETGDMVTVEARAGEADDEAMAYVSERTRPGFVTAEFGFGTGNSHEEGMNTMTVHDMQHDPVSSQVDRHLAAEVRKNGGD